In Labilibaculum sp. DW002, one DNA window encodes the following:
- a CDS encoding lysylphosphatidylglycerol synthase transmembrane domain-containing protein, producing METKQADSQKKLLDGVRPSRIVYPIIIGFAAVVYLLIKEVDGNTLSLIDFSWYSLFWICIALVMMLIRDLGYMARLRILTDQTFSWRQAFRIIMLWEFTSAITPSAIGGTSVAILYLNKEGLKVGRSSAVVMSTSFLDELYFILMFPLLILFLDIHQLFMITSPEHSLWLDSLLYFALGGYLVKMVYFIVLTYGLFWNPRGLKWLLLWIFKLPVLRKWKHGANKAGSDIIESSKELRRKPFLFWMKAFMATFWSWTARYWVVNVILLAFMFQGYSITEHIMIFARQLVMWIMMLVSPTPGGSGFSEWVFTKYLGEFLPSAGVAASMALLWRLISYYPYLFIGVYILPRWIKKHFRN from the coding sequence ATGGAAACAAAGCAAGCCGATAGCCAGAAAAAACTACTCGATGGCGTTCGCCCTAGTAGAATAGTTTATCCAATAATAATTGGATTTGCGGCTGTTGTGTACTTGCTAATAAAGGAAGTTGATGGCAACACTTTATCCTTAATTGATTTTTCTTGGTATTCTTTATTCTGGATATGTATTGCTCTTGTTATGATGTTGATTCGTGATTTAGGCTACATGGCTCGATTGCGAATATTAACCGATCAGACTTTTTCTTGGCGACAAGCATTTCGCATTATTATGCTTTGGGAATTTACATCAGCAATTACTCCTTCGGCAATAGGAGGCACATCTGTTGCAATTCTATACTTAAATAAGGAAGGATTAAAGGTTGGAAGAAGTTCTGCTGTTGTTATGTCGACTTCTTTCCTCGACGAACTCTATTTCATTTTAATGTTCCCTTTACTAATCCTCTTTTTAGATATTCATCAGTTATTCATGATAACATCGCCAGAACATTCACTTTGGCTCGACTCTCTATTGTATTTTGCCTTAGGTGGCTATCTAGTTAAGATGGTTTACTTTATTGTATTAACCTACGGTCTGTTTTGGAACCCAAGAGGACTCAAATGGCTATTACTTTGGATATTTAAACTTCCCGTACTACGCAAATGGAAACATGGTGCGAACAAAGCAGGAAGTGATATTATTGAAAGCTCGAAAGAACTTCGAAGAAAACCTTTTCTTTTTTGGATGAAAGCTTTTATGGCGACCTTTTGGTCCTGGACAGCAAGATATTGGGTAGTTAATGTTATCTTACTTGCTTTTATGTTTCAAGGATACTCCATTACGGAACACATCATGATTTTTGCCAGACAATTGGTCATGTGGATTATGATGCTTGTAAGTCCAACGCCTGGAGGAAGTGGATTTTCTGAATGGGTCTTCACCAAATATCTGGGTGAATTTCTACCTTCGGCAGGAGTCGCTGCAAGTATGGCATTGCTATGGCGACTCATTTCCTACTATCCGTATTTATTTATTGGCGTATACATCCTTCCTAGATGGATAAAAAAACATTTTAGAAACTAA
- a CDS encoding DUF4114 domain-containing protein: MRKYLLLLTALFIIVSSCSDNNNDNQQVDQKKTIEEGVAINNNSADLSSRVTAKNELKVIKNLPGSSTKEGAEGIEIDLTKNYAFTLRAEVEAPKVKGEFVQSTHVKIVDDMAFVSYNTKGDKYSGGVELFDISDPTTPVLKSQALFPNVDVSSVEYYDGVIYLAGALDPESAGYVMDSPAILVTLELSNSQQIMSVSDLIDLPSYVATDVEVDEDYVYVTSGSAGSLSILKRSDLSVAKDVVMEDVRSLSINTENIYALSAHEHIRSFTKNDFTELEKIEVQGPISEESKTEIDATDDYILAALNESGLDIRNLDGSLKERFNRPETAEGGLDEDYVTNSVCLNEELLLIGNGAAGIYVGAMIPENNDDVTLLGSMEFGSSVNFVESQGNYIFVAAGTGGLKILTISIDEGVPDDIIPTKPCETLVDNIIAMFPAGKNNRADAANAELFNDENNLILKLTKESPVYLTFVDEGAGWKNSLAYYSYDSENPPANADEVELHMLFPNASKEGSGGGLKAGDRVQLGDVAFAENTVIGFCLIAKGWKNGTTVDGDYRHFTNIEWNENEEGQKQQHVLFKEQNCKDIVLCFEDVRLPSGDKDFNDIIFTVNDNEEDANIATAFDMTNIVEK, encoded by the coding sequence ATGAGAAAATATTTACTTTTATTAACAGCATTGTTCATAATTGTTTCCTCTTGTTCGGACAATAATAATGATAACCAACAAGTCGATCAAAAGAAAACAATTGAAGAAGGTGTTGCAATTAACAACAACTCAGCAGATCTATCTAGCCGAGTAACAGCAAAAAATGAGCTAAAAGTCATTAAGAACCTTCCTGGAAGTTCGACAAAAGAAGGTGCCGAAGGCATTGAGATTGATCTTACTAAAAACTATGCGTTTACATTACGTGCTGAAGTTGAAGCTCCTAAAGTTAAAGGAGAATTCGTTCAATCTACACATGTAAAAATTGTAGATGATATGGCATTTGTGTCCTACAATACAAAAGGAGATAAATACAGTGGAGGTGTTGAACTATTTGATATTTCTGATCCAACAACTCCTGTCTTAAAATCTCAGGCTCTTTTTCCTAACGTTGACGTTAGTTCTGTAGAGTATTATGATGGAGTAATCTATTTAGCAGGTGCTCTTGACCCTGAAAGCGCAGGCTACGTTATGGATTCTCCAGCAATCTTGGTTACTTTAGAATTAAGTAATTCTCAACAAATCATGTCTGTATCTGATCTTATCGATCTTCCTTCTTATGTAGCTACCGACGTTGAAGTTGATGAAGACTATGTATATGTAACTAGTGGTTCTGCGGGTAGCTTAAGCATCCTTAAGAGAAGTGATTTATCCGTAGCTAAAGATGTGGTAATGGAAGATGTAAGATCTTTAAGCATTAACACAGAGAATATATATGCTTTAAGTGCACATGAACACATTCGTTCTTTCACAAAAAACGATTTTACTGAATTAGAAAAAATCGAAGTGCAAGGTCCTATTTCTGAAGAATCAAAAACAGAAATTGATGCAACAGATGATTATATTCTTGCAGCCTTAAATGAATCTGGCTTAGATATCCGCAACCTTGACGGTAGTTTGAAAGAGCGTTTTAATCGCCCAGAGACAGCTGAAGGTGGCTTGGATGAAGATTATGTAACCAACTCGGTATGTTTGAATGAAGAGTTACTATTAATTGGTAATGGAGCTGCTGGAATATATGTTGGCGCTATGATTCCTGAGAACAATGATGACGTTACTTTATTGGGTAGTATGGAATTTGGTTCTTCTGTGAATTTTGTTGAATCTCAAGGAAATTACATTTTTGTAGCTGCTGGTACAGGCGGTCTTAAAATTCTTACCATCTCAATTGACGAAGGTGTGCCAGATGATATTATCCCTACAAAACCTTGCGAAACTCTTGTAGATAATATTATTGCAATGTTCCCTGCAGGAAAAAATAATCGTGCAGACGCAGCCAATGCAGAATTATTTAACGATGAGAATAACTTAATTCTTAAGCTAACTAAAGAATCTCCTGTTTACCTTACTTTCGTTGATGAAGGAGCTGGATGGAAAAACTCTTTGGCTTACTATTCTTACGACAGTGAAAATCCACCAGCAAACGCTGATGAAGTTGAACTTCACATGTTGTTCCCAAATGCTTCGAAAGAAGGCTCTGGCGGAGGACTTAAAGCTGGAGATCGTGTTCAGTTGGGTGATGTGGCATTTGCTGAAAATACAGTAATTGGTTTTTGCTTAATCGCTAAAGGATGGAAAAATGGAACTACTGTTGATGGAGATTATCGTCATTTCACAAACATTGAGTGGAATGAAAATGAAGAAGGTCAAAAACAACAGCACGTTTTATTTAAGGAGCAAAACTGCAAAGATATTGTATTGTGCTTCGAAGATGTAAGATTACCTAGTGGTGATAAAGATTTTAATGATATTATTTTTACAGTTAACGACAACGAAGAAGATGCTAACATAGCAACGGCTTTTGATATGACAAACATTGTTGAGAAGTAA